AAAATCACCTTTTTTGATTAGATCATCACTTTTCGGTCGCGCAAATTCTCCAACATGGCACGATTCATTTTTTCCAGACATTCCATGGCATCTCGGAACATTCCCTGTTTCTTGTAGATGTCACCATACACGGCATATACTTTAACCTTGTCGGCAGCCGTACCTTCCCGCTCTATAATGTCTGCCGATTTCCGGATCCATTCCAGCGCACTGTCGTATTTTTCCCTTTCCAAATCAATGGTCGCCAAAATACAATAGATTTTTGCGTTTTCCAGATCCTCTTTATCATTCAGTTGCAATGCTCTTTGACAATGAAGAATCGCTTTGTCGAACTCTCCGTTTTGAAACAGCACATTGGCTAATGCCGTGTGAATTTCACCTGATTGGTGGGGAAATTCATAATTTTCATTGAGGCTCATGCTTCGTTCAAGTTTGGCAACCGCCTGGTCCGTGTCACCCGTTTCCCCTAGCGCGACTCCGTAGCGAGTCTCTGTATCAATAATGGTTTCCAGCAATTGGGCCGCTTGATATAACGAGGCCGCAAATTGGGCAAATTGGGTCGATTGCTCAAAACTTCCGCGCACGCGGTATGCAGTCGCCAAGTCACTGTACACATTCGCAATTTGTGGGATGTTATGACGTTCCTGCAGAAGTTTCGATGCTTCTGCAAAATATTCCTTCGCCTGATCCCATTCCGCCAGCTTGCTGTGGACCGTCCCTAACTGGCGAGCTATTTCACTTAACAAAAACGGATCGGTAGGCATTTCTTTTTTCGCCAAGTCATATCCTTTTTTCCAGTAATGAATGGCAATCGGGTAGTTTTCCTGTTGGGCGGCCAGTTTCCCTAACTGATTCATGACCCTGATTTTTTGCAAATTGTCTTTTTCACTAATCGCCGTGTCCAGCGTTTTTTCAAAAATCTCTTCGGCTCGCTGCGTTCGCCCAATATGCATATAGCAGTACGCGAGATCAAACATCACTTGTCCCATACTGATCTGGGCCGAGGGAGCATCCTGCATTTTTTCAAAAGTGGCAATCGCTTCCTTAAAATCTCCTTTGTACATCAACGTTTGCGCAATACGATAATCATTTAGCTTTTCTAATTGCGTTTCGACATCCGTAATGAAATATTCAACCGGTGTCTCCAGTTTCTCTGCAATTTGCAAAAGCAATTGATGCGAAGGATTCGCTTTATCTGATTCGATTTGACTGATCATACTGGGTGTTACCAAACCGTCGCTCAATTCACTTTGTGTTAGGCCCTTTCGCAGGCGTAATTCCCGAATTTTTTGACCCAAAGATAACTTCATGTTTTCTAACCCCCGTTCATATCTCAAGTATCATTATAGAGGACACCATTATGATGTCAAACAAATATTAAAATTTTCTAAATTTGCGTCAAAACTCGACATAAAATTTATTTAATTCGACAATTCGTTAGTAAACAAAAACCCCTCTTCCGAAGAAGAGGGACCTCTTTTTATTGACCGGGAACCAATTGACTTTGCAAATCTTTGTATTTGGTATCCACAATTTTCACGTTAAACTCTTTACGGAGTTGAGGAAGTAACTGTTCCGGCGGGATCGCTTTTTGATTTTTAAGGGTTTGTTCCACTTGCGGACGCGCTTCCTCCAAAGTTAATTGTTTTGCCGGTTTCTTGTCTGTTACTTGAATGACATGATAACCGAAATTTGTTTTGACGGGGTCCGAAATTTGATTCAGCGCCAATGAGAAAGCTGCTTTTTCAAATTCAGGATCCATAACCCCTTTTCCAAAGAATCCCAAATCTCCGCCATTTGCAGCGCTGCCAGTGTCTTTCGATTTCTCCTTGGCAATCTTCGCAAAGTCTTCGCCCTTATGCAGTCGGTCAATTATATCTTTCGCTTCTTGCTCTGTATCGACAAGAATGTGGCGTGCTTTTACCTGTTCGGGCTGCTGATAATCGCTTAGATGCGAATTGTAATATTGCTTAATTTCATCGTCTGTCAATTTTACATCCTTCGTCGCCAGTTTTTGAAACTCCAATTGAACTTTTTGGTGATGTGCTAATTCTTCCAAATTCGTTCCTTGCTCCGCTAGTGACTGATTGAAGGCGTCCTCAGAAGGGAACTGCGACTTCAGCTTTTTAATTTCATCCTGCACTTCCTGGTCGGTTACCGTAATGTTGTTTTTCTTGGCTGCTTGATTGATAACTTCCTCATCAATCAGATTGGTTAAGAATATCTTACCGCCGCCTTTTTCCAGTTCGCTAAGCAATTGCGCGTGCGTGATTTTTTGAGTCCCCACGGTAGCCAACGTTGCATTATTTCCCTGCGACAACCAGACCCCGCCGACAACGGCTCCACCCACAAGCAAGCCGCCAAGTGCATACCAAATATTTTGCTTCATTCAGTCAATATCTCCTCTCATAGCCTGCCTCCAGCTAGTCATTACTGGTCATTATACCACAAGAAGACAAGCTTTTTAGTTAGGATTGATTGGAAGTGCCAGGATTAAAAATATGCTCGTTTATTAAAGCGTGAATCTAAAAAGAAAAACTGTCTCAAAAGTAGCTCATTACGTTAAAGTCAGTTTCTATGATGGCGCAACGTCAAAGCCTCGTAATGGTTCTCATCCCAGCAGAAAATAAAAAATGGAAGACCTTAGTCTCCCATAAGCTATGGAGCGGGTGATGGGAATCGAACCCACGCTACCAGCTTGGAAGGCTGGAGTTCTACCATTGAACTACACCCGCAACAATATGGTCGGAGTTACAGGATTCGAACCTGTGACCTCCTCGTCCCAAGCGAGGCGCGCTACCAAACTGCGCTAAACTCCGTTTTCATTTCTGGTGGGCCCACCAGGACTCGAACCTGGGACCAACCGGTTATGAGCCGGTCGCTCTAACCAACTGAGCTATAGGCCCTAATAAAATGGGATGGAGCGGAAGACGGGGATCGAACCCGCGGCCCTCGCCTTGGCAAGGCGATGCTCTACCGCTGAGCTACTTCCGCATTACGCTTCATTAGCATACCATGTAGTACAGAGCATCATCAAGTGCAAAAAATGGCTGGGGAGGTAGGGATCGAACCTACGTATGACGGAGTCAAAGTCCGTTGCCTTACCACTTGGCTACTCCCCAAAATTCGACCATTAAAAATTTTGCCTAGCAACGACCTACTCTCCCAGGGCTTATGCCCAAGTACCATCGGCGCTGGAGAGCTTAACTTCCGTGTTCGGGATGGGTACGGGTGGGTCCTCTCCGCTATTGTCACTAGACTCGCAGGGATGCAAGTCGCTCGACGTTGTGACAGGATGTCACAGTTCCTGGTCGAACTTCCTCTTTCTTTATTCAGGGTTGCTCCCTGAAAACTAGATGCGAATATGAGTGGCGCATGGGAATCCATGATGGATTAAGCCCTCGATCGATTAGTACTGGTCAGCTCCATGCCTCACGGCACTTCCACACCCAGCCTATCTACCCTGTCTTCTTCAGGGGATCTTACCATGTTCTCCATGTGGGAAGTCTGATCTTGAGGGGGGCTTCGCGCTTAGATGCTTTCAGCGCTTATCCCGTCCCGACTTGGCTACTCAGCGTTGCAGTTGGCACCACAACTGAGACACCAGCGGTCGGTTCATCCCGGTCCTCTCGTACTAAGGACAACTCCTCTCAAACTTCCTGCGCCCGCGGCAGATAGGGACCGAACTGTCTCACGACGTTCTGAACCCAGCTCGCGTACCGCTTTAATGGGCGAACAGCCCAACCCTTGGGACCTACTTCAGCCCCAGGATGCGATGAGCCGACATCGAGGTGCCAAACCTCCCCGTCGATGTGGACTCTTGGGGGAGATAAGCCTGTTATCCCCGGGGTAGCTTTTATCCGTTGAGCGACGGCCCTTCCACTCGGCACCGCCGGATCACTAAGCCCGACTTTCGTCCCTGCTCGAGTTGTCCCTCTCGCAGTCAAGCTCCCTTTTGCCTTTGCACTCAAAGCGCGATTTCCATCCGCGCTGAGGGAACCCTTGGGCGCCTCCGTTACTCTTTAGGAGGCGACCGCCCCAGTCAAACTGCCCACCTGACACTGTCCTCTCACCTGCTTCAAGGTGACGAGTTAGAAGATCAATACCTCAAGGGTGGTATCCCAACGTCGACTCCACCTAGGCTGGCGCCCAAGCTTCGATGTCTCCCACCTATCCTGTACATGATGTACCCATCTCCCATATCAAGCTACAGTCAAGCTCCACGGGGTCTTTCCGTCTTGCCGCGGGTAACCTGCATCTTCACAGGTATTACAATTTCACCGGGTCTCTCGTTGAGACAGCGCCCAAGTCGTTACGCCATTCGTGCGGGTCAGAACTTACCTGACAAGGAATTTCGCTACCTTAGGACCGTTATAGTTACGGCCGCCGTTTACTGGGGCTTCGGTTCAAAGCTTCACACCTTTCGGCATTAACCCTTCCCCTTAACCTTCCAGCACCGGGCAGGCGTCAGCCCCTATACGTCGCCTTTCGGCTTAGCAGAGACCTGTGTTTTTGCTAAACAGTCGCTTGGGCCTTTTCACTGCGGCTCCCTCAGGCTTTGACACCCTACCGGAGCGCCCCTTCTCCCGAAGTTACGGGGCCATTTTGCCGAGTTCCTTAACGAGAGTTCTCCCGCGCACCTGAGGATTCTCTCCTCGCCTACCTGTGTCGGTTTGCGGTACGGGCACCGGCTCACTCACTAGAGGCTTTTCTTGGCAGTGTGAAATCAGGGACTTCGGTACTTCCGTTTCCCTCGGCATCACAGCTCAGTCTCACGAGGAGCGGATTTGCCTACTCCTCCTCCTCACTGCTTACACGGCCATCTCCAGCAGGCCGCTCTCCCTATCCTCCTGCGTCACCCCTTCGCTCAAACGCGAGCGCGGTGGTACTGGAATTTCCACCAGTTGTCCGTCGCCTACGCCTTTCGGCCTCAGCTTAGGTCCCGACTAACCCTGGGCGGACGAGCCTTCCCCAGGAACCCTTAGGCTTTCGGTGGACAAGATTCTCACTTGTCTTTTCGCTACTTATACCGGCATTCTCACTTCTATGCCCTCCACCAGTCCTTCCGGTCTGACTTCCACGAGCATAGAACGCTCCCCTACCACGACATTGTCATCCATAGCTTCGGTGTCCGGTTTGAGCCCCGTTACATTTTCCGCGCAGCGTCACTCGACCAGTGAGCTATTACGCACTCTTTAAATGGTGGCTGCTTCTAAGCCAACATCCTGGTTGTCTGTGCACCGCCACATCGTTTCCCACTTAACCGGTACTTCGGGACCTTAGCTGATGGTCTGGGCTGTTTCCCTCTTGACCACGGATCTTAGCACTCGTAGTCTGACTGCCGAAAATAAGTCAACGGCATTCGGAGTTTGACTGAGTTCGGTAACCCGCGAAGGCCCCTAGCCCAATCAGTGCTCTACCTCCATGACTCTTACTTCGACGCTAGCCCTAAAGCTATTTCGGGGAGAACCAGCTATCTCCGAGTTCGATTGGAATTTCACCCCTACCCCCAGCTCATCCCCGCACTTTTCAACGTGCGTGGGTTCGGACCTCCAGTAAGTGTTACCTCACCTTCATCCTGTCCAGGGGTAGATCACTCGGTTTCGGGTCTGCGACTCCAAACTTTCGCCCTCTTCAGACGCGCTTTCGCTGCGGCTCCGCATTCTCTGCTTAACCTCGCCTGCAATCGCAACTCGCCGGTTCATTCTACAAAAGGCACGCCGTCAGACTTTAACGTCCTCCGACTGATTGTAGGCACACGGTTTCAGGTTCTTTTTCACTCCCCTCCCGGGGTGCTTTTCACCTTTCCCTCACGGTACTGGTTCACTATCGGTCGCCAGGTTGTATTTAGCCTTAGGAGGTGGTCCTCCCGGATTCCCACGGGATTCCTCGTGTCCCGCGGTACTTGGGGTCCGTCTCGGAGATGGATCTGTTTCAGATACGGGACTCTCACCCTCTGCGGTGGGCTTTTCCAAACCGCTTCTCCTACACATCCATTTTGTAACTCCTCATGAGACGCCCCGCAACCCCAACCTGCAAGCAGGTTGGTTTGGGCTTCTCCGCGTTCGCTCGCCGCTACTGACGGAATCACTGTTGTTTTCTTTTCCTCAGGGTACTTAGATGTTTCAGTTCCCCTGGTCTGCCTCCTCGCTGCCTATGGATTCAGCAGCGGGTACTGGACCATTACGTCCAGTGGGTTCCCCCATTCGGATATCCCCGGATCTCAGCCTGCGTACGGCTCCCCGAGGCGTTTCGGCGTTCGCTCCGTCCTTCTTCGGCACCTGGCGCCTAGGCATCCTCCGTGTGCCCTTTGTAGCTTAATCATCTACATCGGTTTTACTCGGTATCCCAGCTAATTGTGAATTGTATACTCGCTCCCCAATCTCTTTGGGTCCCCGCCAAAGTATTCGGTGTTGCTCCAACGCTTCACTTCACTTTGGTGGGTAGATGAGTTACCTCGCAATTTTTCGTTTCTCATATTCGCTATCCAGTTTTCAAAGAACAACTTAGATCACGGATGATCTATCCCGCGTTGTTGACATGGACGTCAACGTTTCTTAGCGGGGTTACCTTGGAACCATCCGCAAGTGTTACATAGCGCGATCTGACAGCGCAGCTGTCATGACGCGACTTGTGCCCTTTGGGTGCATAGCGCGATCCGACAGCAACGCTGTCGTGAAGCGACTTGTGCCCCTTGAGTGCTTGTGCCCTTTAGGTACAAGGAGCAATGGTGGAGATAAGCGGATTCGAACCGCTGACCCCCTGCTTGCAAGGCAGGTGCTCTACCAACTGAGCTATATCCCCTTATTCTCTTACCTCTAAGAAAGAAAATGGTGGGCCTAAGTGGACTCGAACCACTGACCTCACGATTATCAGTCGTGCGCTCTAGCCAGCTGAGCTATAGGCCCAAGGATGACAATTGTATCATGTTGAAGCATTTGCTCCAACCCTCAAATCTTTCCACCTGAAGAAACTCTTCCTTCTCTCGAAGGCTGTCGTTCCTTCAAAACCAAATCGTGTAGAGAAGCCTGTGTGTTCGTGCTTGTGCTCTTTCGAGCTCCTTAGAAAGGAGGTGATCCAGCCGCACCTTCCGATACGGCTACCTTGTTACGACTTCACCCCAATCATCGATCCCACCTTCGGCGGCTGGCTCCCTTTCAGGTTCCCTCACCGACTTCGGGTGTTACCAACTCTCGTGGTGTGACGGGCGGTGTGTACAAGGCCCGGGAACGTATTCACCGCGGCATGCTGATCCGCGATTACTAGCAATTCCGGCTTCATGCAGGCGAGTTGCAGCCTGCAATCCGAACTACGAACGGTTTTCAGGGTTTCGCTCCAGATCACTCCTTCGCTTCCCGTTGTTCCGCCCATTGTAGCACGTGTGTAGCCCAGGACATAAGGGGCATGATGATTTGACGTCATCCCCGCCTTCCTCCGGTTTGTCACCGGCAGTCACCTGTGAGTGCCCAACTCAATGCTGGCAACACAGATCAAGGGTTGCGCTCGTTGCGGGACTTAACCCAACATCTCACGACACGAGCTGACGACAACCATGCACCACCTGTCTCCGCTGCCCCGAAGGGAAGGTCTATCTCTAAACCGGTCAGCGGGATGTCAAGTCCTGGTAAGGTTCTTCGCGTTGCTTCGAATTAAACCACATGCTCCACTGCTTGTGCGGGCCCCCGTCAATTCCTTTGAGTTTCAGTCTTGCGACCGTACTCCCCAGGCGGAGTGCTTACTGTGTTGACTTCGGCACTGATGGGTGGACCCCACCAACACCTAGCACTCATCGTTTACGGCGTGGACTACCAGGGTATCTAATCCTGTTTGCTCCCCACGCTTTCGCGCCTCAGCGTCAGTTATCGGCCAGCAAGGCGCCTTCGCCACTGGTGTTCCTCCACATCTCTACGCATTTCACCGCTACACGTGGAATTCCCCTTGCCTCTCCGATCCTCAAGCCATCCAGTATCCAGGGCCATCCCGGGGTTGAGCCCCGGGCTTTCACCCCAGACTTAAATGGCCGCCTGCGCGCGCTTTACGCCCAGTAATTCCGGACAACGCTTGCCACCTACGTATTACCGCGGCTGCTGGCACGTAGTTAGCCGTGGCTTCCTCCTTGGGTACCGTCACGCCAAGAACATTCCCTCTCTCAGCCATTCGTCCCCAAAGACAGAGTTTTACAACCCGAAGGCCTTCTTCACTCACGCGGCGTTGCTCCATCAGGCTTGCGCCCATTGTGGAAGATTCCCTACTGCTGCCTCCCGTAGGAGTCTGGGCCGTGTCTCAGTCCCAGTGTGGCCGTTCACCCTCTCAGGTCGGCTACGCATCGTCGCCTTGGTGAGCCGTTACCCCACCAACTAGCTAATGCGCCGCGGGCCCATCTGTCAGTGATGCCGTAGCACCTTTTACAACCCTTAGATGCCTAAAGGCTGATTATCCGGTATTAGCACCCGTTTCCAGGCGTTATCCCAGTCTGTCAGGCAGGTTACCCACGTGTTACTCACCCGTCCGCCGCTGGCTTCCAGAGAGCAAGCTCTCTTTCCGCCCGCGCGACTTGCATGTATTAGGCACGCCGCCAGCGTTCGTCCTGAGCCAGGATCAAACTCTCAATGAACAGTTAGTGCTTCAGCACTTACTGTGAATGGATCCCGTTCCACAGGAATCGGGATTTCCTTAAGAATCCATCTGGCTCCCTACACGATTCAGTTTTCAAAGAACGACTGCCACCTTTGGTGGCTTAGCGTTGCTTGTGCCCCTCGGGTGCTTGTGCCCCTCGGGTGCTTGTGCCCCTCGGGTGCTTGTGCCCTTTGGGTACAAAGAACGACTCGTTGTGTTTCCCAAAAGAAGCGACAAAGATGATCTTAACAGATTCAAACGTCCAAAACAAGTGGAAGTTTTTATCTTTTTTCGTGCCGCTCGCTCGCGGCGGCAAATGCTATTATATCACATTTGAAAGCTCGCTACAACCGGAAATTCTTAACAAGTTAAGTT
The sequence above is a segment of the Effusibacillus dendaii genome. Coding sequences within it:
- a CDS encoding tetratricopeptide repeat protein; protein product: MKLSLGQKIRELRLRKGLTQSELSDGLVTPSMISQIESDKANPSHQLLLQIAEKLETPVEYFITDVETQLEKLNDYRIAQTLMYKGDFKEAIATFEKMQDAPSAQISMGQVMFDLAYCYMHIGRTQRAEEIFEKTLDTAISEKDNLQKIRVMNQLGKLAAQQENYPIAIHYWKKGYDLAKKEMPTDPFLLSEIARQLGTVHSKLAEWDQAKEYFAEASKLLQERHNIPQIANVYSDLATAYRVRGSFEQSTQFAQFAASLYQAAQLLETIIDTETRYGVALGETGDTDQAVAKLERSMSLNENYEFPHQSGEIHTALANVLFQNGEFDKAILHCQRALQLNDKEDLENAKIYCILATIDLEREKYDSALEWIRKSADIIEREGTAADKVKVYAVYGDIYKKQGMFRDAMECLEKMNRAMLENLRDRKVMI
- a CDS encoding peptidylprolyl isomerase, with protein sequence MKQNIWYALGGLLVGGAVVGGVWLSQGNNATLATVGTQKITHAQLLSELEKGGGKIFLTNLIDEEVINQAAKKNNITVTDQEVQDEIKKLKSQFPSEDAFNQSLAEQGTNLEELAHHQKVQLEFQKLATKDVKLTDDEIKQYYNSHLSDYQQPEQVKARHILVDTEQEAKDIIDRLHKGEDFAKIAKEKSKDTGSAANGGDLGFFGKGVMDPEFEKAAFSLALNQISDPVKTNFGYHVIQVTDKKPAKQLTLEEARPQVEQTLKNQKAIPPEQLLPQLRKEFNVKIVDTKYKDLQSQLVPGQ